The Candidatus Eisenbacteria bacterium genome has a segment encoding these proteins:
- the gcvPB gene encoding aminomethyl-transferring glycine dehydrogenase subunit GcvPB: MSATHTGAPGTVPDPQAADAAWGDDPRLFHDEPLIFEFHAEGNRGVPLPPLDVPASPLASYLPKAALRLVPPAIPDVGEATVTRHFTRISSMNHNIDKGFYPLGSCTMKYNPKINDELAALPGFQHAHPMTPEAGLQGALRLMHEISETLKEITGLDAVSLQPAAGAHGELLGLLVTRAYHESRGRPRRKVLVPDSAHGTNPASVALVGYEVVEIKSNPRGEVDPAALRAALDEDVAALMITNPNTLGLFETNIREIADLVHGAGALLYMDGANLNALVGLARPGDMGFDITHINLHKTFTQPHGGGGPGAGPIAVRAMLAPFLPVPKVEKRGDRYHLVGPAEAPGSVGRIHGFLGQFGVFVRSYAYMRMLGSEGLKAMSRRAILNANYLRAHLQKTYLLPYPSTSMHEFVLSGVEQKKRGVRVLDIAKRLLDFGVHAPTVYFPLIVEEAIMIEPTETEEKRTLDHFIAAMERIASEVERSPQTVLGAPYTTPVGRLDEGRAARELTVRWSPSAP, from the coding sequence ATGAGCGCCACGCACACCGGCGCGCCGGGCACCGTCCCGGACCCGCAGGCCGCCGACGCCGCGTGGGGGGATGACCCGCGGCTGTTCCACGACGAGCCGCTGATCTTCGAATTCCACGCCGAGGGCAACCGTGGCGTGCCGCTGCCGCCGCTGGATGTGCCCGCCAGCCCGCTGGCCTCATACCTTCCGAAGGCCGCGCTGAGGCTGGTGCCGCCGGCCATCCCGGACGTGGGCGAGGCCACCGTGACGCGTCATTTCACGCGCATCTCGTCCATGAACCACAACATCGACAAGGGCTTCTACCCCTTGGGCTCCTGCACCATGAAGTACAACCCCAAGATCAACGACGAGCTGGCGGCGCTGCCTGGTTTCCAGCACGCCCACCCCATGACCCCCGAGGCCGGGCTGCAGGGGGCGTTGCGCCTGATGCACGAGATCTCGGAGACGCTGAAGGAGATCACCGGCCTGGACGCGGTGTCGCTGCAGCCGGCGGCCGGCGCGCACGGGGAACTGCTCGGCCTGCTGGTCACGCGGGCCTACCACGAGTCCAGGGGACGCCCGCGCCGCAAGGTGCTGGTGCCGGACTCGGCGCACGGGACCAACCCGGCCAGCGTGGCGCTGGTGGGCTACGAGGTGGTGGAGATCAAGTCGAACCCGCGCGGCGAGGTGGACCCCGCCGCGCTCAGGGCCGCGCTGGACGAGGACGTGGCGGCGCTGATGATCACCAACCCCAACACGCTGGGGCTGTTCGAGACCAACATCCGGGAGATCGCCGACCTGGTCCACGGAGCCGGCGCGCTGCTGTACATGGACGGCGCCAACCTGAACGCCCTGGTGGGCCTGGCCCGCCCCGGCGACATGGGCTTCGACATCACGCACATCAATCTGCACAAGACCTTCACCCAGCCGCACGGCGGCGGCGGGCCGGGCGCGGGCCCCATCGCGGTGCGTGCGATGCTGGCGCCGTTCCTGCCGGTGCCCAAGGTGGAGAAGCGCGGGGACCGCTATCACCTGGTGGGCCCGGCCGAGGCCCCGGGGAGCGTGGGGAGGATTCACGGCTTCCTGGGCCAGTTCGGCGTGTTCGTGCGGTCCTACGCGTACATGCGCATGCTGGGCAGCGAGGGGCTGAAGGCCATGTCCCGCCGCGCCATCCTGAACGCCAACTACCTGCGGGCCCACCTGCAGAAGACCTACCTGCTGCCGTACCCGTCCACCAGCATGCACGAATTCGTGCTGAGCGGCGTGGAGCAGAAGAAGAGGGGCGTGCGCGTGCTGGACATCGCCAAGCGCCTGCTCGACTTCGGCGTGCACGCCCCGACCGTGTACTTCCCGCTCATCGTCGAGGAGGCCATCATGATCGAGCCCACCGAGACGGAGGAGAAGCGCACGCTGGACCATTTCATCGCGGCGATGGAGCGCATCGCCTCCGAGGTGGAGCGCTCCCCGCAGACGGTGCTGGGCGCGCCCTACACCACCCCCGTGGGCCGGCTCGACGAGGGCCGTGCCGCCCGGGAGCTCACCGTGCGCTGGAGCCCGTCCGCCCCGTAG